In Canis lupus familiaris isolate Mischka breed German Shepherd chromosome 24, alternate assembly UU_Cfam_GSD_1.0, whole genome shotgun sequence, a single genomic region encodes these proteins:
- the DEFB123 gene encoding uncharacterized protein DEFB123: protein MTTGGVPAARVAADPGRRECGGRSRGRPRARAGDIVPAEQRDRQPERLEPCPVSFAIASDLQPRLGPLRAMKLLWLTVAALLLLTQLTPGGTQRCWNLHGKCRQKCSRRERTYVYCTNNKLCCVKPKFQPRENLWPF, encoded by the exons ATGACCACAGGAGGCGTGCCAGCTGCAAGAGTGGCCGCAGACCCTGGGCGCAGGGAGTGTGGGGGCCGAAGCCGTGGGCGGCCGAGGGCACGCGCGGGTGACATCGTTCCGGCTGAACAAAGGGACCGCCAGCCAGAGAGGCTGGAGCCCTGCCCCGTTAGTTTTGCCATCGCCTCGGACTTGCAGCCTCGCCTGGGGCCACTTCGAGCCATGAAGCTCCTTTGGCTGACTGTGGCTGCACTGCTGCTCCTGACCCAGCTCACTCCAG GTGGCACCCAAAGATGCTGGAATCTTCACGGCAAATGCCGCCAGAAATGCTCCAGGAGAGAAAGGACCTATGTTTACTGCACAAATAATAAACTGTGCTGTGTGAAGCCCAAGTTCCAGCCGAGAGAAAATCTATGGCCATTTTAA